The Fodinibius salinus nucleotide sequence CTTCTACCTCAAAATTTTGTGTAGGATCAACAAAAAACAGCGAACGGTCAAAAGAATTCATATTTCCGTGTCCCCCGCGACAGGTTACGCAAGGACAATTTTTGCGAAGTCCAAAGAGCGGGTATTCCGAATGGTGTCCATCTGACCATTCAATTTCTAAAACTTGGTCACTATTAGAAACTTCAATTCCTGTAGGTATTACTTGATCTGACATGTGTTACTTCTGCACTTAACAGTCTTTACAAAACTGTCAATTAAAATTAAGATTCCTTAAGCTACAGCTTTATCGTGCTGTACCATCATGCACTTGTTTTCTACATACTGGTAGTTATTTTCTTCAGCAAGGCTTTTGGCTTTATCCGAAGAAACCGCCAGCTGGGTCCATATTACCGGTTTTTGGCCACTCTTTTCTGACCAATCAATCGCCTCCCGCACCATATCAGCTGTGTATTCCGAATCCCGAAAAATATCAACAACATCAATCGTTATATCATCGGGGATATCAGCCATGCTGTCATAGCATTCTTCACCCAAAACCTCATCATAATTCGGGTTCACCGGAATAATACGAATACCCTGTTCTTGTAAATAATTAGCAATGTGATAACTGGTCCGATATTTATTGGCCGAACAGCCAATTACAGCAACTGTTTCTACGTTACTTAGAAGTTTTCCTAACTCACTTTTCATAACTGTTTTTTCTTTTATTATTGACTATCTATTTGAACACAGAAGTTACGAGATTCATTTGATTTAACGTATTATTGGATATCAAAATAATTACAGTTTTACTTTCAAGATGGTAACTGCAACCAAACATTTTTTTCGGAGATATAAAAAATATATTCCGGTACTATTCTTTATCGGCGGATTCACCTGGGATAGCCTCACCCTTGGTCGCATTGACGGCTGGTACAGTAATACCGTGCTTTTTACTTATCTCATTGGACTCACACTCTGCCTCTACATCTTTAACCTTGCCGATGATGGCCGCTGGCAAAACACGTTTTTAGAACCTTATCAAGAATATGCCCCGTTGGCTATACAGTTTTTCCTTGGCGGTCTTTCAAGTGCCTATGTCATTTTCTTTTTCCAGAGTGTTACACTTACTAAAACCCTTGTTTTCTTTTTGATTCTAGTTGTACTTCTGGTTTCTAATGAGTTACTCAAGCATCGTATTTCAAATAAATACCTACAATTCAGTGCCTACTTCTTTGTCAATTTTACATTTTTCACCTTCTTTATACCGGCTATCTTTGCAACCATGAATACCTTTCTGTTTGTGGTATCAGGACTTATAAGCCTTGGGCTTACCCTATATTTTATTTATTACCTCTACCGGATAAGTCCTTCTACCCGCCAAGAAATAAGCCGCCGGAAAGTTATAGCCCTTATCCTCGGCATTTATCTGTCTATTAACACCTGCTACTACTTTAACTTGATACCCCCTGTTCCTCTTTCATTGCAATCCGGTATGGTGGCCTATAATGTTGAAAAGACCAATAATAATTTTTTGGTTTCTTATGAAAAATCCCCCCTTTTTAAATTTTGGGAATCTTATAAACATACCTTCAACTACACCTCCGGTGATTCTGTTTTTATTTATACCTCAATTTTTGCTCCCACAGATCTTGAAAAATCGGTGCAACATCAGTGGCGCTGGCACGATCCCAAATCGGACCAATGGAAAACGACGGATACTATTGCCTACACCGTAGTAGGCGGACGTAAAAAAGGATTCCGTGGATACACCTTTAAAAATAATATTTGGCCTGGCAGCTGGCGTGTCAATGTAACTACCGGTGAAGGACTAGTACTCGGGCAAATTAACTTCACCGTGGTTGAGGACTCAACCGCTGTCTCTCTAACCAAAAGCAAATTTTGATTAAGCTGACCCTATTGCGGAAACTGCAAACTAATTGCAATATTTTAAGCCACAAGACTTAAATATTGATTTTTAAGTCTATAAGCTTAATATTAGGCATTTAGAGTCTGTTCGGAGACAAAATTGTATAAATTATCATTCCGAACAGTCTATAAGATACATATTAAAGATAATTACTTATTCGGAGAGGAGACCCAAGCGGTGATGCAAGCAATGCTGAAGGAAAGGTCTCACCTTCTTAATTCTTAAACACGTTCTTGTTGTACCCAAAAAAGATGTTGAAATGGCTAAAAAAGACATGAAATCAGTTATTACAGGTGATATTGTTAATTCTACCAAAGTAGAGGGTAAACAGTATACCCAGCTAATAGAAAGCCTAAAAAAATCCTTTAATTGCATAGCAGAGCTTCATACTGATAAATCCTCAAAAATTATATTCGACATTTTTCGGGGTGATAGCTTTCAAGGACTTATCCCTAATCCATTAGCAGCCCTGCCTGCCAGCCTCATTATCCGCAGCAGCCTTCGTAAAGCCCAACCCTCAGACAGTTCCTTTAATTGGGATGCCCGCACAGCCATTGGAATTGGAGATATTAACTCTCTGCCTGATAATGCCTCTGAAGGAACAGGCAAAGCTTACCAGTATTCCGGTACCTCACTGGATCAAATGAAAACCAGTCAACGGTTAGCTATTGTAACTCCCTGGACAACGGTGAATAATGAAATGCAGTCTCAAACGGCTCTTCTGGATGCCGTCATTTCCAAATGGTCACCATCACAAGCCGAAATTGTACTGGAACTTTTAAAAGGAAAATCCCGAAAAAAAATAAGTGCCGAATTTGATATATCACAAGCTGCTGTACATTATCGTATAAAAGGAGCCGGCTGGTTAGCCATCGAAAAGTTTCTGCAACGTTACCAAAACATTATCAACCAACATTTAGCATCATGATTGCTCTACCCCAAATTCTCATTCTCTTACGACTGTTAACTGCTCATCTGCTGGCCGATTTTTTTTCTACAATCTAAACACTGGATTGATCAGAGACACAAACATGGTGTTCGTGCCCCACAGCTTTATTATCATATCGGACTTGTAGGCGGACTAACCTACATATTCTTAGGCGACTGGTCGCATGTTGGGCTCCCTCTTTTTATTATGATTACCCATTTTCTTATAGACTGGTGGAAATCTGCTCAGAAAGAAAGTACAACCGCATTTGTGGTAGATCAAACTGCTCACTTGCTGATACTACTACTGGGGTGGAGCGTATATGCCAATATTGGAACTGCTATAATTGATTATGCAGTCCACATTTTCAGTAAACCTTCAACCTGGATCATCATCCTCAGTTATTTTATGACCATCCGCCCCTTTGGATATTTCATTGCCCGTGTTACTAACCGTTGGCAACAGGATCTCACAGCTGGTGATGCAAAAAAGCTTAGCGGACTTAAAAAAGCCGGCATGTGGATAGGCTGTACCGAACGGATTATTATCCTTACATTTATTTTGATGAACCAATACAGTGCTATTGGCTTTCTGATTGCCGCTAAATCCATATTTCGTTTTAAGAGTAACATCGACAGCAATCAAGAACGCAAAGAAACTGAATATATCCTCATTGGTACCCTGCTAAGCTTTGCCCTAACCATTGGGCTGGGCATTACCACAAATTTTCTTTTACACATTTGGAGTTAAAATCATAATAAAAGGCATTTTGCAATAACAATATCTCTAATTTTACTCCAGCCTAATAAATCTGTACCATTGTATCTTAAAACAGTTTATCCAGTTAGTATCACAGTCTCTTAAAAATGTTACATTAACTATCAATCCATCACTATGAAACGTTTTATTTTCTTACCGCTCATAATTCTTATTGCTTGCTCTGCACAAGCACAAGACCTATCTATTGACCCTCAGATGTATGATATTATTGATTCGGTTAGTGCAGATCGCCTGGAATCTGACATACGCGCGTTGGCCGGTTTCGGCACGCGTCACACCATGTCAGACACTATCTCAGATACCCGTGGTATTGGTGCTGCCCGGCGATGGATCAAACAGGAATTCCAGAAAATAAACAAACAATGTGGAGGCTGCCTGGAAGTCCACGAGCAACGCACACTTGTTGAAGGCAAACCTGATAGTCGTATTGATGAAGATACGTGGGTCGTAAACGTCTATGCCGTGCTAAAGGGAAATACCAATCCCAACCGATATGTAATTATGAGTGGCGATATTGACAGCCGAGCGTCCGACATAATGAATGATACCATTGATGCACCCGGCGCCAATGATAACGCCACCGGGATGGCAGGTGCTATTGAAGCGGCACGGGTACTGTCCCAGTATGAGTTTAGAAACAGCATCATTTTTGCAGGATTATCGGGCGAAGAACAGGGGCTTTACGGAGGTAAGCATATGGCTCAAAAAGCCAAAAAAGAGGGATGGAATATTATAGGCGTGCTCAATAACGATATGATTGGAAATATCAGAGGTATCGACGGCGTAATAGATAACCGCAGCTTCCGTATATTTTCGGAACCCTATTCATCACAAGCTACCAAACGCGAGCTGCAGCTTAAACGATTTTACGGTGGCGAAAATGATGGCATTTCACGTCAACTTGCCCGCTATATTTATGAAACGACTGATACATACATGCCCCAAATGGATCCAATGCTCATCTACCGGCTCGACCGCTTTGGACGTGGTGGGCATCACCGACCCTTTAATGAAGCAGGCTTTGCCGGTGTACGTATTATGGAAACTCACGAAAATTATAATCGCCAGCACCAAAATATCCGTACCGAAAACGGCATCGAATACGGTGATGTGATAGAAGAAGTTAATTTCGAATATGCTCAAAAATTGACAGCCGTCAATGCTGTGGCCTTGGCTTCTCTTGCTAAAGCTCCGGCAAGTCCGTCTGATGTAAAAATTGGCGGTGCCGTTCAACCTTCGACTACACTTAAATGGAAGAAGTCTGAAGGTGCAAAGGGTTATAAAATTTACTGGAGAAAAACTACGGCACCACTGTGGGAAAATGTTCGATATGTGGGTGATGTCAATGAATATACGCTCAAAGGTATTGTAATTGATAACTATTTATTTGGTGTTTCCGCCGTAGATGAAGATGGAAATGAAAGCGTGGTCTCATTTCCATCTGGATTAATTAGAGACTAATATTTTAGTAAACAATGATATTAAGGCCAAACCACAACAATATCATTGGTAAACCGTAGATAAATGCTTATTTTTAAAGACTTTGTAATCTAAAAATAAAAGAGAATAGTATTTTGTCTAAAGTTAAAGACGGTGATACCGTAAAAGTACATTACACAGGAACCTTAACTGAAGAGGGGTCAGTTTTTGACAGCTCTGAAGAACGAGGAGAACCACTTGAATTTACCCTAGGAGACGGGCAATTGATTCCCGGTTTTGAAGAAGCGGTAATCGGGATGCAAGAAGGCGATGAAACAACCGTGGAGATTGATTCAGAAGATGCCTACGGTCAGCGTCGCGAAGATCTAGAGTTGGAAGTTTCAAAATCAGATCTTCCTGACAATATTGATCCGCAAGTTGGAATGCAGCTGCAAATGCAGCAGCAAGAAAATGGACAGGCTATCCCCGTTCAAATTACGGATGTTGAGGATGATTTTGTGAAACTCGATGCCAATCATCCACTGGCCGGTAAAGACTTGACGTTCGATATTGAGCTTATTGAGCTAATGGACTAAGAGCTCATTTAGTGATTATATTTAGCCTGAATCCGGTTATACGGGTTCAGGCTTTTTTTATTTTTTGCGTACGATGGTTACACCATCTCTTACTGTTAGCATAACTTGTTCAACCAATTCATCAGCAGTAATTTGTTTGTTAAGCTGATCAATAGCCTCTGCCTTTTCCCCCTCGGGCTGCAAAGCTTCACCATCCCACAGCACATTATCTATTACCATTACTCCGCCCTCCTTGAGTCTCGGTATTATCATATCATAATACTTCGGATAATTAATTTTATCCGCATCCAAAAAAACAAAATCAAAGCTGCCGTTAATAGTTGGGATTGTTTTCAGGGCTTTACCCATTAATAAAGAAATTTTTGATCCCTCATCACTTTTTTCAAAAAAAGTGCGGGCAATATCTTCATACCGTTTATTATACTCACAAGTGAAAAGTTGACCATCTTTGGGCAGTGCCTCAGCCATTTTTAGCGCCGAATAGCCAGTAAACGTCCCTACCTCGAGCACTCGCTTGGCACCAGAAATTTTGATCAACATAGTTAACAGCTGTCCCACTTGTCGGCCGCTTAGCATATCAGTATGTTCGAGATCTTCTTTGGAAGCAGCTATAAGTTCTTTAACAAGTTCTGAGTCAGCGGTGGTATGTTCGGCCGCG carries:
- a CDS encoding FKBP-type peptidyl-prolyl cis-trans isomerase, whose product is MSKVKDGDTVKVHYTGTLTEEGSVFDSSEERGEPLEFTLGDGQLIPGFEEAVIGMQEGDETTVEIDSEDAYGQRREDLELEVSKSDLPDNIDPQVGMQLQMQQQENGQAIPVQITDVEDDFVKLDANHPLAGKDLTFDIELIELMD
- a CDS encoding gamma-butyrobetaine hydroxylase-like domain-containing protein translates to MSDQVIPTGIEVSNSDQVLEIEWSDGHHSEYPLFGLRKNCPCVTCRGGHGNMNSFDRSLFFVDPTQNFEVEDIKQIGNHAIKIFWNDGHNNGMYQWGTLRDMCPCKECYPEQA
- a CDS encoding DUF3307 domain-containing protein — protein: MFFLQSKHWIDQRHKHGVRAPQLYYHIGLVGGLTYIFLGDWSHVGLPLFIMITHFLIDWWKSAQKESTTAFVVDQTAHLLILLLGWSVYANIGTAIIDYAVHIFSKPSTWIIILSYFMTIRPFGYFIARVTNRWQQDLTAGDAKKLSGLKKAGMWIGCTERIIILTFILMNQYSAIGFLIAAKSIFRFKSNIDSNQERKETEYILIGTLLSFALTIGLGITTNFLLHIWS
- a CDS encoding M20/M25/M40 family metallo-hydrolase gives rise to the protein MKRFIFLPLIILIACSAQAQDLSIDPQMYDIIDSVSADRLESDIRALAGFGTRHTMSDTISDTRGIGAARRWIKQEFQKINKQCGGCLEVHEQRTLVEGKPDSRIDEDTWVVNVYAVLKGNTNPNRYVIMSGDIDSRASDIMNDTIDAPGANDNATGMAGAIEAARVLSQYEFRNSIIFAGLSGEEQGLYGGKHMAQKAKKEGWNIIGVLNNDMIGNIRGIDGVIDNRSFRIFSEPYSSQATKRELQLKRFYGGENDGISRQLARYIYETTDTYMPQMDPMLIYRLDRFGRGGHHRPFNEAGFAGVRIMETHENYNRQHQNIRTENGIEYGDVIEEVNFEYAQKLTAVNAVALASLAKAPASPSDVKIGGAVQPSTTLKWKKSEGAKGYKIYWRKTTAPLWENVRYVGDVNEYTLKGIVIDNYLFGVSAVDEDGNESVVSFPSGLIRD
- a CDS encoding CoA-binding protein, yielding MKSELGKLLSNVETVAVIGCSANKYRTSYHIANYLQEQGIRIIPVNPNYDEVLGEECYDSMADIPDDITIDVVDIFRDSEYTADMVREAIDWSEKSGQKPVIWTQLAVSSDKAKSLAEENNYQYVENKCMMVQHDKAVA
- a CDS encoding O-methyltransferase encodes the protein MDFDKVGTYAAEHTTADSELVKELIAASKEDLEHTDMLSGRQVGQLLTMLIKISGAKRVLEVGTFTGYSALKMAEALPKDGQLFTCEYNKRYEDIARTFFEKSDEGSKISLLMGKALKTIPTINGSFDFVFLDADKINYPKYYDMIIPRLKEGGVMVIDNVLWDGEALQPEGEKAEAIDQLNKQITADELVEQVMLTVRDGVTIVRKK
- a CDS encoding DUF2914 domain-containing protein, whose protein sequence is MVTATKHFFRRYKKYIPVLFFIGGFTWDSLTLGRIDGWYSNTVLFTYLIGLTLCLYIFNLADDGRWQNTFLEPYQEYAPLAIQFFLGGLSSAYVIFFFQSVTLTKTLVFFLILVVLLVSNELLKHRISNKYLQFSAYFFVNFTFFTFFIPAIFATMNTFLFVVSGLISLGLTLYFIYYLYRISPSTRQEISRRKVIALILGIYLSINTCYYFNLIPPVPLSLQSGMVAYNVEKTNNNFLVSYEKSPLFKFWESYKHTFNYTSGDSVFIYTSIFAPTDLEKSVQHQWRWHDPKSDQWKTTDTIAYTVVGGRKKGFRGYTFKNNIWPGSWRVNVTTGEGLVLGQINFTVVEDSTAVSLTKSKF
- a CDS encoding SatD family protein, which produces MAKKDMKSVITGDIVNSTKVEGKQYTQLIESLKKSFNCIAELHTDKSSKIIFDIFRGDSFQGLIPNPLAALPASLIIRSSLRKAQPSDSSFNWDARTAIGIGDINSLPDNASEGTGKAYQYSGTSLDQMKTSQRLAIVTPWTTVNNEMQSQTALLDAVISKWSPSQAEIVLELLKGKSRKKISAEFDISQAAVHYRIKGAGWLAIEKFLQRYQNIINQHLAS